In Vitis vinifera cultivar Pinot Noir 40024 chromosome 11, ASM3070453v1, a genomic segment contains:
- the LOC104880675 gene encoding protein NRT1/ PTR FAMILY 1.2: MAASSERNSTRHLLAMRDDPPEESARELVFESRKGGFRTIPFIIVNESFEKVASYGLLPNMIFYMLNDYHMEVANATTILFLWSALSNGLALVGAFLSDSYLGRFRVIALGSFSSLLGMTLLWLTAMNPQLKPPPCSPLSSSCHSATLAQLIFFLSSLVFISIGAGCIRPCSMAFGADQLDNKKNSNNERLQQSFINWYYASIGVSAILALTVIIYIQDQYGWRVGFGVPAILMLLSLVMFLLGSSLYIKVNTEKSFFTGFFQVPVAAFRNRNIALPDQDSAYNRSHNSFLTAPTMKLRYLNKACIIRDPQQYLNPHGYASNPWKLCTIDQVEFLKAVLRVIPICSSGIMILLSMFQQSFSIIQANSMDRHLFPSIQIPAGSFTVFTIITMTVYVVIYDRVLTPILVKYTGNPRGLSTKLRMGLGLLLSLVGTVLCAIVESIRRRTAINEGLADKPDAVTSMSAMWLIPQYSLFGLAEAMNAVGQIEFYYSQFPKSMYSMGMALHTLSTALSSLVGAALVRIVDGVTGKGGNVSWLSSNINKGHLDYYYWLLTVMGVVNLVYYFLCCWAYGPMDGEPLVRDEMVESEERPQSRATPLA, from the exons ATGGCGGCTTCTTCAGAGAGAAACAGTACTAGACATCTGCTTGCAATGAGGGATGACCCTCCAGAAGAGAGCGCAAGAGAGCTGGTTTTTGAGTCCAGAAAGGGTGGCTTTAGGACCATTCCTTTCATCATAG TGAATGAGTCCTTTGAGAAGGTGGCAAGCTATGGATTGCTGCCCAATATGATCTTCTACATGTTAAATGATTATCATATGGAGGTGGCCAACGCAACAACCATTTTGTTCCTGTGGTCAGCTCTATCTAATGGGTTAGCCTTGGTGGGCGCTTTCCTCTCTGATTCCTACTTGGGTCGGTTTAGGGTCATTGCCCTTGGCTCCTTCTCTAGCCTTCTT GGCATGACACTTTTGTGGTTAACAGCCATGAATCCACAGCTGAAGCCTCCCCCTTGCAGCCCATTGAGCAGCAGCTGCCACTCAGCAACGCTTGCCCAgcttattttcttcctttcctcCTTGGTGTTCATTTCCATTGGAGCAGGCTGTATCAGGCCATGTTCCATGGCCTTTGGTGCAGACCAATTAGACAACAAAAAGAACTCCAACAATGAGAGGCTACAGCAAAGCTTCATCAATTGGTACTATGCTTCAATTGGGGTTTCAGCGATTTTAGCATTGACTGTTATAATCTATATTCAAGACCAGTATGGATGGAGAGTGGGCTTTGGAGTTCCTGCCATTCTAATGCTCTTGTCACTTGTCATGTTCTTGTTGGGTTCTTCTCTTTATATTAAAGTAAATACTGAGAAAAGCTTCTTCACTGGCTTCTTCCAAGTGCCTGTTGCTGCTTTTAGGAACAGAAATATTGCCTTGCCAGATCAGGATTCAGCTTACAATCGCAGCCACAACTCCTTCCTCACTGCTCCCACCATGAAACTAAG GTACCTTAACAAAGCTTGCATCATCAGAGATCCCCAACAGTACTTAAACCCCCATGGTTATGCTTCAAATCCATGGAAACTCTGCACCATTGATCAAGTAGAATTCCTCAAAGCAGTTCTGAGAGTCATCCCAATTTGTTCCTCTGGTATCATGATTCTACTCAGTATGTTCCAGCAGTCATTCTCCATAATCCAAGCAAATTCCATGGACAGACACCTCTTCCCCAGCATCCAAATTCCAGCAGGATCATTCACTGTATTTACAATCATCACAATGACAGTTTATGTGGTGATCTATGACCGGGTTTTAACTCCAATTCTAGTGAAATACACTGGAAATCCTCGTGGGCTCAGCACCAAACTGCGCATGGGGCTCGGGCTACTGCTATCGCTAGTGGGCACGGTGCTGTGTGCAATAGTAGAGAGCATAAGGAGGAGAACTGCCATCAACGAAGGGTTGGCTGATAAACCAGATGCGGTAACAAGCATGTCTGCAATGTGGTTGATCCCACAATACAGCTTGTTTGGGCTGGCTGAAGCTATGAATGCAGTTGGACAGATAGAATTCTACTACTCTCAGTTTCCCAAGAGCATGTACAGCATGGGAATGGCTCTTCATACCCTCTCAACTGCTCTATCCAGCTTGGTGGGGGCGGCTCTGGTGAGGATTGTTGATGGGGTTACAGGGAAGGGAGGGAATGTTAGTTGGCTTTCAAGTAATATTAACAAAGGCCATTTGGATTACTATTATTGGCTTCTCACTGTGATGGGTGTGGTCAATTTGGTGTATTATTTCCTTTGTTGTTGGGCATATGGACCTATGGATGGTGAGCCTTTGGTAAGGGATGAAATGGTTGAAAGTGAAGAAAGGCCTCAAAGTAGAGCAACTCCGTTAGCttga
- the LOC100259540 gene encoding protein NRT1/ PTR FAMILY 1.2, with protein sequence MEASSEENPEPEHKLSRPRRGGFRTMPFIFVNESFEKVSNYGLLANIILYMIGDYHMKLTDAAIILTLWSALSSALAVVGAFLSDSYMGRFKVIAIGSFFSFFGWKIGFGVPAILMLVSSVVFLLGASLYIKRVPEKTLFSSFFQVLVAAFRNAKLPFPDLTSGYHRDHDSMFTAPTRNLRWLNKACIIKDPRKDLNPDGSSAKPWKLCTIEQVEMLKYQPAVIRHSPSQLHGPPPNLQVQNSSRIILCLHNRRSDTICVDLRPGSRPSLAKFTGNQRGLSVKFRMGMGLMLSVAATTLCGVTETLMRRTANNEGFADRPDAVTSMSAMWLIPQYSFFGLAEAVNTIGQIEFIYSQLPKSMTSVGMALSTLGGTLASVIGVILVRIVDAATNKGGKEGWLADNINRGHLDYYYWLLTAMGVVNLGYYYICCWAFGPMGARPGSANAGVESES encoded by the exons ATGGAGGCTTCATCAGAAGAGAACCCCGAGCCTGAACACAAGCTTTCAAGGCCCAGAAGGGGGGGTTTTAGGACCATGCCATTCATCTTTG TGAATGAGTCGTTTGAGAAGGTGTCAAACTATGGATTGCTGGCCAATATCATTTTGTATATGATAGGGGATTATCATATGAAGTTGACAGATGCGGCGATCATTTTGACCCTGTGGTCAGCTCTATCAAGTGCTTTAGCAGTTGTGGGTGCCTTTCTCTCTGATTCCTACATGGGTCGGTTTAAGGTCATTGCCATTGGATCCTTCTTCAGCTTTTTT GGATGGAAAATTGGGTTTGGAGTTCCTGCCATTCTAATGCTTGTGTCAAGTGTGGTTTTCTTGTTGGGTGCTTCTCTTTATATAAAAAGAGTTCCTGAGAAAACATTGTTCAGCTCCTTCTTTCAAGTGCTTGTGGCTGCCTTTAGGAACGCAAAACTTCCTTTCCCTGACCTGACTTCTGGTTATCACCGTGACCACGACTCCATGTTCACTGCTCCAACCAGAAACTTGAG GTGGCTTAACAAAGCCTGTATTATCAAAGATCCTAGAAAGGACTTAAATCCAGATGGTTCATCTGCAAAGCCATGGAAGCTCTGCACCATCGAGCAAGTAGAAATGCTCAAA TATCAACCAGCAGTCATTCGCCACAGTCCAAGCCAACTCCATGGACCGCCGCCTAACCTCCAAGTTCAAAATTCCAGCCGGATCATTCTATGTCTTCACAATCGTCGGTCTGATACTATATGTGTTGATCTACGACCGGGTAGTCGTCCCAGTTTAGCCAAATTCACCGGAAATCAACGCGGGCTCAGCGTCAAGTTCCGCATGGGAATGGGGCTGATGCTCTCGGTGGCGGCCACGACACTCTGCGGAGTAACAGAAACCCTGATGCGGAGAACCGCAAATAATGAAGGATTTGCTGATAGACCAGACGCAGTGACCAGCATGTCGGCAATGTGGTTGATTCCACAATACAGCTTCTTTGGATTGGCTGAGGCGGTGAATACAATAGGACAGATAGAATTCATATACTCTCAGCTTCCTAAGAGCATGACCAGCGTTGGAATGGCTCTTTCCACGCTGGGTGGCACGTTGGCCAGCGTGATAGGAGTGATTTTGGTGAGGATTGTCGATGCGGCCACGAATAAGGGGGGGAAGGAGGGTTGGCTTGCAGACAATATCAACAGGGGACACttggattattattattggcTGCTGACTGCAATGGGTGTGGTTAATTTGGGGTATTACTACATCTGTTGTTGGGCTTTTGGGCCTATGGGTGCTAGGCCTGGGTCCGCGAATGCAGGGGTTGAAAGTGAAAGCTAA